A window from Sinanaerobacter sp. ZZT-01 encodes these proteins:
- a CDS encoding proline/glycine betaine ABC transporter permease, which translates to MYRLPIGDFVERLTDWLTVNWAVFFDVIKAVLLFIITGFEFVFTIIPFYVMIIIIALLAWRLANKGVAIFALVGLLVIQSIGLWTETMQTLALVITSALIALIVGIPLGIWMSRREGANKIIRPILDFMQTMPAFVYLIPAVYFFDLGSVPGAVATIIFAMPPAVRLTNLGIRQVPKDVIEASKAFGSTDKQMLFKVQIPLAMPTILAGLNQTIMLSLSMVVISAMIGASGLGISVLKGITQLKVGEGFEGGLAVVILAMILDRITQGLGQSRNKKPAKGNF; encoded by the coding sequence ATGTATAGACTTCCTATTGGAGATTTTGTTGAACGTTTGACTGATTGGCTTACAGTAAACTGGGCTGTTTTTTTTGACGTGATAAAAGCAGTCTTACTTTTTATTATTACAGGTTTTGAGTTTGTTTTTACAATAATTCCTTTCTATGTAATGATTATTATAATCGCTTTGCTTGCTTGGAGATTAGCAAATAAAGGAGTGGCGATTTTTGCACTTGTAGGCTTACTTGTTATACAATCCATAGGTCTATGGACGGAGACTATGCAAACTTTAGCATTAGTCATAACGTCAGCGTTAATTGCTTTAATTGTCGGAATACCTTTGGGAATTTGGATGTCGAGAAGGGAAGGGGCAAATAAAATTATTCGGCCTATTTTAGATTTTATGCAGACAATGCCTGCATTTGTATATCTAATACCGGCAGTGTACTTTTTTGACCTGGGATCGGTTCCGGGTGCTGTTGCAACAATCATATTCGCCATGCCTCCTGCCGTACGATTGACCAACTTAGGTATACGTCAAGTTCCAAAAGACGTAATAGAAGCCTCGAAAGCCTTTGGCTCTACGGATAAACAAATGTTGTTTAAGGTTCAAATTCCTTTGGCAATGCCTACCATCCTGGCAGGATTGAATCAAACCATTATGCTATCACTTTCAATGGTAGTTATATCTGCTATGATTGGTGCCAGTGGGTTGGGAATCTCTGTTTTAAAAGGGATTACGCAGCTAAAGGTTGGAGAAGGCTTTGAAGGAGGGCTAGCTGTAGTAATACTTGCTATGATATTAGATCGAATTACTCAGGGTCTTGGACAATCACGCAACAAAAAGCCTGCAAAAGGAAATTTCTAA
- a CDS encoding Lsa family ABC-F type ribosomal protection protein gives MSLINISNLTFAYDGSYDTIFNQVSFQIDTDWKLGFIGRNGRGKTTFLNLLLRNYEYSGNISANVSFEYFPYHIPDETLLTIDVIEQIHFGFEHWHLSRELNLLQVDEEVLYRPFYTLSNGERTKVLLAALFLKENCFLLIDEPTNHLDRSGRKLIAHYLKRKNGFILVSHDRTFLDACIDHVLSINKADIEVQKGNFSSWYENKQAQDQLELSQNKKLKNEIKRLSKAAKRTSEWSHKIEKTKNGTKVSGLKPDKGYIGHQAAKMMKRSIAIEDRQQSAILEKSKLLKNIEAADSLKLSLLAHHSNRLLALENIEIFYGEKSIFKDLNFQICQGDRICLNGKNGSGKSSIVKLILGDEMSYKGNLMKASNLKISYISQDTSHLHGNLSGFAKLHQIDESLFKTLLHKLGLERIQYEKDISDFSAGQKKKVLIAKSLSEQAHLYVWDEPLNYIDVLSRIQIEELLLQYQPTLLFVEHDAAFCKKIATETVPLDSHL, from the coding sequence ATGTCATTAATCAATATTTCAAATTTAACTTTTGCCTATGACGGCAGCTACGATACGATTTTTAATCAAGTTTCCTTTCAAATTGACACGGATTGGAAACTTGGCTTTATCGGAAGAAACGGAAGAGGCAAAACAACATTTTTAAATCTTCTCTTAAGAAACTATGAATACAGCGGAAATATTTCTGCAAATGTGAGCTTTGAATATTTCCCTTATCACATACCGGATGAGACCTTACTGACCATTGATGTAATCGAGCAAATTCATTTTGGGTTTGAGCATTGGCACCTCTCCCGTGAGCTTAACTTGCTGCAAGTCGATGAAGAGGTGCTGTATCGGCCTTTTTATACGCTTAGCAATGGTGAACGCACAAAAGTCCTGCTTGCAGCTCTTTTCTTAAAAGAAAATTGTTTTTTACTCATTGACGAACCAACAAATCATCTTGACCGATCAGGCAGAAAGCTTATCGCTCACTATTTAAAAAGAAAAAATGGCTTTATTTTGGTGTCACATGACCGAACCTTTCTTGATGCATGCATCGATCATGTCCTTTCGATTAATAAAGCAGATATTGAGGTTCAGAAAGGAAATTTTTCATCTTGGTATGAAAATAAGCAGGCACAGGACCAGTTGGAGCTGTCACAAAATAAAAAATTAAAAAATGAAATCAAGCGGCTTTCCAAAGCTGCAAAACGCACCTCTGAATGGTCACATAAGATAGAGAAAACAAAGAATGGAACCAAAGTTTCAGGGCTCAAACCAGATAAAGGCTATATTGGTCACCAGGCCGCTAAAATGATGAAGCGTTCTATCGCAATTGAGGATCGGCAGCAGTCTGCTATTTTAGAAAAATCGAAGCTTCTCAAAAATATAGAAGCAGCTGACTCTCTTAAATTGTCTCTCCTTGCTCACCATTCAAACAGGCTGCTTGCTCTGGAAAATATCGAAATTTTCTATGGAGAAAAGTCAATCTTCAAAGACTTGAATTTCCAGATTTGTCAAGGAGACCGCATTTGCCTAAACGGCAAAAACGGTTCAGGAAAATCCAGTATTGTAAAGCTGATTCTGGGTGATGAGATGAGCTATAAAGGAAACCTTATGAAAGCCTCCAATCTTAAAATATCCTATATCTCACAGGATACCTCACATTTACACGGTAATTTATCAGGTTTTGCGAAGCTTCATCAGATTGATGAAAGCCTGTTTAAAACACTTCTCCACAAACTGGGCCTTGAACGCATTCAGTATGAGAAGGATATTTCTGACTTCAGTGCCGGACAAAAGAAAAAGGTTTTGATTGCAAAGAGCTTAAGCGAACAGGCTCACTTATATGTATGGGATGAGCCGCTGAATTATATTGATGTCCTATCACGGATACAAATTGAAGAATTGCTTTTACAATATCAGCCAACTCTGCTTTTCGTCGAACATGACGCAGCATTTTGCAAAAAAATAGCCACCGAAACAGTTCCGCTTGATTCGCATCTATGA
- a CDS encoding (deoxy)nucleoside triphosphate pyrophosphohydrolase: protein MSERKNRSEKQEVKDTSKEKKLEVVAGILLCDNKILCAQRPKGKYDYISYKFEFPGGKVEAGETAKEALCRELMEELAVSVREEKLKLYDTVKHRYPDFEVTIYCFLCPVKCIDIQLMEHESAVWVNRHELGQLDWVEADLPVISKLMEDASIFEGL from the coding sequence ATGTCTGAACGAAAGAATAGATCAGAGAAGCAAGAAGTGAAAGATACAAGTAAAGAGAAAAAATTGGAAGTAGTTGCAGGAATTTTGCTGTGTGACAATAAAATATTATGCGCACAAAGGCCAAAAGGAAAATATGATTATATTTCATATAAATTTGAATTTCCAGGTGGAAAGGTAGAAGCGGGAGAAACTGCGAAAGAAGCATTATGCAGAGAGCTCATGGAAGAGTTAGCGGTATCTGTTCGTGAAGAAAAACTTAAACTTTATGATACGGTAAAGCATAGATATCCTGATTTTGAAGTGACAATATATTGTTTTCTCTGTCCTGTCAAATGCATAGATATACAATTAATGGAGCACGAGAGCGCAGTATGGGTAAATAGACATGAATTGGGTCAATTGGATTGGGTTGAAGCAGATTTGCCGGTCATTTCCAAACTAATGGAGGATGCTTCTATTTTTGAAGGACTCTGA
- a CDS encoding glycine betaine ABC transporter substrate-binding protein, with the protein MKKLLVIILIGVLSLGIFTGCGTDSGSGDNGGDSGNKTVKLGYVNWSEGIAMTNLAKAILEDKMGYEVDLTMTDAAPLFTSLASGNTDAFLDSWLPITHEDYMKKFGDKVEDLGYNFENARIGLAVPSYVDIDSIEELNSLKAEFGGKIVGIDSGAGIMNATEKAIEEYKLDYELMPGSGPTMTAALKKAIDNEEPIIVTGWEPHWMFAKWDLKFLDDPKGAYGEAEYIHTIARKDLSKDMPEVANFLTNFFMSGAELGDLMGEIENNSDKDPVEIARDWMNAHEDLVNGWIEGK; encoded by the coding sequence ATGAAGAAGTTATTAGTGATAATACTTATTGGGGTTTTAAGTTTAGGTATTTTTACCGGATGCGGTACGGATAGCGGAAGTGGTGACAATGGTGGAGACAGTGGCAATAAAACTGTTAAACTGGGTTATGTAAATTGGTCTGAGGGAATTGCAATGACAAATCTTGCAAAGGCAATTCTTGAAGATAAAATGGGGTATGAGGTTGACCTTACAATGACAGATGCAGCTCCATTATTCACGTCATTAGCAAGTGGAAACACAGATGCCTTTTTAGATTCTTGGCTGCCAATAACACATGAAGATTATATGAAAAAATTCGGTGATAAGGTTGAAGATTTAGGTTATAATTTTGAAAATGCAAGAATTGGGTTAGCAGTACCTTCTTATGTAGATATTGATAGTATTGAAGAACTAAATAGCTTAAAAGCTGAATTTGGCGGTAAAATAGTAGGTATTGACTCCGGTGCTGGCATCATGAATGCTACGGAAAAGGCGATTGAAGAGTATAAGTTAGATTATGAATTGATGCCAGGAAGCGGTCCAACCATGACAGCGGCTTTGAAAAAGGCGATAGATAACGAAGAGCCGATTATTGTTACCGGATGGGAGCCACATTGGATGTTTGCAAAATGGGATCTTAAATTTTTAGATGATCCGAAGGGCGCATATGGAGAAGCAGAATACATCCATACAATTGCAAGAAAAGATCTATCCAAAGATATGCCTGAGGTGGCTAACTTCTTAACCAATTTCTTTATGAGCGGTGCAGAACTTGGCGATTTAATGGGTGAAATCGAAAATAACAGCGACAAAGATCCAGTTGAAATTGCAAGAGATTGGATGAATGCGCATGAAGACTTAGTGAATGGTTGGATTGAAGGGAAATAA
- a CDS encoding autorepressor SdpR family transcription factor, with translation MGFPETFKALSDPIRREILEMLKDTKLSAGEISERFDMTPATISYHLSQLKKAGLIFETKYKNYIYYEIQVSVFEEVMLWISQFGGKKNEKEE, from the coding sequence ATGGGATTTCCGGAAACATTTAAAGCACTGTCTGATCCGATTCGCCGTGAGATTTTAGAAATGCTAAAAGATACAAAATTGTCAGCAGGGGAGATTTCAGAACGATTTGATATGACACCTGCGACGATTTCCTATCATTTATCACAGCTTAAAAAAGCAGGACTTATTTTTGAGACAAAATATAAAAATTATATTTATTATGAAATACAGGTATCTGTATTTGAAGAAGTAATGCTCTGGATTTCACAGTTTGGAGGGAAAAAAAATGAGAAAGAAGAATGA
- a CDS encoding YafY family protein, with protein MQINRLFEIIYLLLDKKTITAGELAKRFEVSSRTIYRDIDTLSQAGIPIYTTKGVGGGIHLTDNFVLNKSVLTEMEQKNILSSLQGMNALKVNEMQPILNKLSALFGEEQNEWIEVDFSYWNPENPIGKHFSLLKEAIFTSNVLQFNYSGANGSAEVRIVEPTKLIFKGAAWYLQAWCRFRQDFRFFKLSRMDNLTMLEDHFIRRTLPKTDTFQKEEDFKMVQVKAMISSKMEYRVRDDFSKKQFKRQKDGSFLVTFEMPEHEWLYEYLLAYGAEIKVLEPEHVKKELIYRFKTALNQYEI; from the coding sequence ATGCAAATCAATCGATTATTTGAAATTATATACTTACTGCTGGATAAAAAAACAATCACGGCAGGTGAATTAGCAAAACGGTTTGAAGTGTCGTCTCGCACCATCTATAGGGACATTGATACACTGTCACAAGCAGGTATTCCTATTTATACGACAAAAGGCGTTGGGGGCGGAATTCATTTAACGGATAATTTTGTTTTAAATAAATCCGTTTTGACCGAAATGGAGCAAAAGAATATTTTATCATCTTTGCAAGGGATGAATGCTTTAAAAGTAAATGAGATGCAGCCTATATTAAATAAACTTTCTGCACTCTTTGGTGAAGAACAAAATGAATGGATCGAGGTGGATTTTTCTTACTGGAATCCGGAAAATCCGATTGGTAAACATTTTTCACTTCTCAAAGAAGCGATCTTTACTTCAAATGTTCTACAGTTCAATTATAGTGGAGCCAATGGAAGTGCAGAAGTGCGCATTGTTGAACCAACGAAATTGATTTTTAAAGGAGCTGCTTGGTATTTACAGGCATGGTGCAGGTTTCGGCAGGATTTTCGCTTCTTTAAACTATCTCGCATGGACAATCTTACAATGCTTGAAGACCACTTTATTCGTCGTACACTACCAAAAACTGATACTTTTCAAAAAGAGGAAGATTTTAAAATGGTGCAAGTAAAGGCCATGATTTCATCTAAGATGGAATATCGTGTGCGGGATGATTTTTCTAAGAAGCAATTTAAGCGGCAAAAAGATGGAAGTTTTCTAGTTACTTTTGAGATGCCAGAGCATGAATGGCTGTATGAATACCTTTTAGCATATGGAGCAGAGATAAAAGTGCTTGAACCTGAGCATGTTAAGAAGGAACTCATTTACCGATTTAAAACAGCATTAAATCAATATGAAATATGA
- a CDS encoding flavodoxin family protein — translation MKVVAFNGSPKKEGNTYHALKLVAEQLEKAGIEVEIIHVGNQTLKGCMGCNACAKNRNDRCIIEEDEVNEWIQKMIEADGIILGSPVYFSAIGGTMKSFLDRAFYVTSMSGALRHKVGASVAAVRRSGGVPVFNQLNNYINYAEMLMPSSNYWNVIYGRAPGEVLSDEEGKQIMSVLGENMAWLMNLVENGKGTVKEPEKARKVFTNFVR, via the coding sequence ATGAAAGTTGTTGCATTTAATGGAAGCCCTAAAAAAGAAGGGAATACGTACCATGCATTGAAATTAGTTGCAGAGCAGCTGGAAAAGGCAGGTATTGAGGTTGAAATCATCCATGTGGGCAATCAGACGTTAAAGGGATGTATGGGGTGTAACGCCTGTGCAAAGAATAGAAACGACCGATGTATCATAGAAGAGGACGAAGTCAATGAGTGGATACAGAAAATGATAGAAGCGGATGGAATTATTTTAGGCTCACCGGTCTATTTTTCAGCTATTGGTGGAACGATGAAGTCATTTTTGGACAGGGCATTTTATGTTACAAGCATGAGCGGTGCATTGCGGCATAAGGTAGGTGCTTCGGTTGCGGCAGTACGCCGTTCGGGCGGAGTTCCTGTATTTAATCAGCTGAACAATTATATAAACTATGCAGAGATGCTTATGCCGAGCTCAAATTATTGGAATGTTATTTACGGAAGAGCTCCGGGGGAAGTGCTCAGCGATGAGGAAGGAAAACAAATTATGAGTGTGCTGGGAGAGAACATGGCATGGCTGATGAATCTAGTTGAAAATGGAAAAGGTACAGTAAAAGAACCGGAAAAAGCAAGAAAAGTCTTTACAAATTTTGTACGTTAA
- a CDS encoding helix-turn-helix transcriptional regulator, whose translation MKKDLNMQIGSRIRVKREELKLSREKLAECIDVSPQFLAQIELGRRGMSTATLYKVCNALSASADYIVLGKAEKNDLTIFHEMLSNLDQKYLPYAEDFLKTFILAVNK comes from the coding sequence ATGAAAAAAGATTTAAACATGCAAATCGGGTCACGTATCCGTGTAAAAAGAGAAGAATTAAAATTAAGTCGTGAAAAGCTCGCCGAATGCATTGATGTATCACCACAATTTCTTGCTCAAATTGAACTAGGCAGGAGAGGCATGTCAACCGCAACCCTTTACAAAGTATGTAATGCATTAAGTGCTTCGGCGGACTATATTGTGCTGGGAAAAGCAGAAAAAAATGATCTAACTATATTTCACGAAATGCTTTCCAATCTTGATCAAAAATATCTACCTTATGCCGAAGACTTTTTAAAAACATTTATTTTAGCTGTTAACAAATAA
- a CDS encoding GGDEF domain-containing protein, whose amino-acid sequence MKSHRGELIQMKTISKLFDCIRLIDIESETLYAEYPAHQQHHSIPAFDYSVRQELYHRCLAADTTMYWVEQESQILMLFSVSPVEIDERRLIMECAANVTGKINMSYMMGKSNILLENAYQLSITDELTGLYNRRYINQMLPNVIKDCAKQNLPLSLLFTDLDYFKKTNDSYGHVAGDYLLYEFSTELKKEIRKSSDWAARYGGDEFLLCLVGTENQTAKKRAEEIRSIIESKVFRYHSHEIKTTCSFGVFTINKFDPMPTCDSIFREIDKKLYEAKREGRNTIR is encoded by the coding sequence ATGAAAAGTCATAGGGGAGAGTTAATACAGATGAAAACAATAAGCAAGCTGTTTGATTGTATCCGTTTAATTGATATTGAAAGTGAGACCCTCTATGCTGAATATCCTGCCCATCAGCAACACCATTCTATTCCTGCTTTTGATTACTCGGTACGGCAAGAGCTGTATCATAGGTGCTTGGCAGCCGACACAACTATGTATTGGGTGGAACAAGAGAGCCAAATTTTAATGCTGTTTTCTGTATCACCAGTTGAAATTGATGAAAGAAGGTTAATTATGGAGTGTGCGGCCAATGTAACCGGAAAAATCAATATGAGCTATATGATGGGAAAAAGTAACATTTTATTGGAAAATGCCTATCAATTGTCCATTACGGATGAATTGACTGGCTTATATAATCGCAGATATATTAATCAAATGCTCCCAAATGTCATTAAAGACTGTGCAAAACAAAATCTTCCGCTCTCTCTTCTATTTACCGATTTAGACTACTTTAAAAAAACAAATGATTCTTATGGTCATGTCGCAGGAGACTATCTTTTATATGAATTCTCAACAGAATTAAAAAAAGAAATTCGTAAAAGCTCAGATTGGGCAGCTCGATATGGCGGCGATGAATTTTTGCTATGCCTTGTAGGAACGGAAAATCAGACCGCAAAGAAAAGAGCAGAGGAAATCCGAAGCATTATTGAAAGTAAGGTATTTCGGTATCATAGTCACGAAATAAAAACAACTTGTAGTTTTGGGGTTTTTACCATCAACAAATTTGACCCAATGCCGACGTGCGATTCGATTTTTCGTGAAATTGACAAGAAATTATACGAAGCAAAACGAGAAGGGAGAAATACGATTCGATAA
- a CDS encoding GyrI-like domain-containing protein encodes MKYELITLEEKTILGLNTCTRNLDPKMEEIIGELWKKLFESGVFLTIKNRVNEHSIGLYSDYEADENGTYEVTVGCEVSRVDEKIEGLVEKHIPAGHYAKFVAFGDKVEAVREAWKTIWELPLKRTFSGDFEEYVSMSENGECEVNIYIAVE; translated from the coding sequence ATGAAATATGAGCTAATTACATTGGAAGAAAAAACAATTTTGGGGCTAAATACCTGTACAAGAAATCTTGATCCGAAGATGGAAGAAATCATTGGGGAGTTATGGAAAAAGTTATTTGAAAGTGGTGTTTTTCTTACCATTAAAAATAGGGTAAATGAACATTCAATTGGTCTGTATTCTGACTATGAAGCGGACGAAAACGGGACGTATGAGGTTACGGTTGGGTGTGAAGTAAGTCGTGTGGACGAAAAAATAGAAGGATTGGTTGAAAAACATATCCCAGCAGGACATTATGCAAAATTTGTTGCCTTTGGTGACAAGGTAGAAGCTGTAAGAGAAGCGTGGAAAACCATTTGGGAGCTGCCATTGAAACGAACCTTCAGTGGAGACTTTGAAGAATATGTCAGCATGTCGGAAAATGGAGAATGTGAAGTAAATATCTATATAGCGGTCGAATAA
- a CDS encoding SdpI family protein: protein MRKKNDFSIWITTLVCLLPMILSIVLYDKLPEQVAVHFDSMGKPNGYAPRFVAAFGIPLLMAAINLFTHVVLNSDPKKGNASIVMRRIAKWIIPILTVLLVPATLFMAMGMDIPLQMMVPCFVGVLIIACGNYMPKSKQNYTVGIKLPWTLNSETNWNKTHRMAGYVWIAGGILLVLSSFFEVYAFPITIGVILLLAVIPFLYSYFLYKKGI, encoded by the coding sequence ATGAGAAAGAAGAATGATTTTTCAATTTGGATTACAACGTTAGTTTGTCTTTTGCCGATGATATTATCAATCGTACTGTATGATAAATTACCGGAGCAGGTAGCAGTTCATTTTGATAGTATGGGGAAACCCAATGGTTATGCGCCTCGTTTTGTGGCGGCATTTGGCATCCCATTGCTTATGGCCGCAATTAATTTGTTTACACATGTTGTTTTAAATTCAGATCCCAAAAAAGGGAATGCTTCTATCGTAATGCGGAGAATCGCAAAATGGATTATTCCGATTCTAACGGTTTTATTAGTTCCTGCGACTTTATTTATGGCGATGGGGATGGATATTCCACTTCAGATGATGGTACCTTGCTTTGTAGGAGTTCTAATCATTGCCTGTGGAAATTATATGCCGAAGAGCAAGCAAAATTATACAGTTGGAATTAAGCTCCCATGGACTTTGAACAGTGAAACAAATTGGAATAAGACACACCGCATGGCTGGATATGTTTGGATTGCAGGCGGAATACTTTTAGTTCTAAGCAGCTTTTTTGAAGTCTACGCATTTCCAATTACGATAGGGGTGATTCTTCTTTTGGCAGTGATCCCATTCTTGTACTCCTATTTTTTATATAAAAAGGGAATTTAG